A region of the Actinomycetes bacterium genome:
GCGCCGGTGGTCACGCCTCGATGCCGAGCCGGCGCGCCGATCTCGCGCGCTGCCGCGCGGCCCGGACGCGCCGCAGCCGCTTGACGAGCATGGGGTCGGCCGCGAGCGCCTCAGGGGAGTCGATGAGCCGGTTGAGCACCTGGTAGTAGCGCGTCGCCGACATCCCGAAGAGCTCGCGCATCGCCTGCTCCTTGGCGCCGGCGTACTTCCACCAGTGGCGCTCGAAGGCGAGGATCTCGCGGTCCCGCTCGCTCAGGGCGCCGCCCTGGGCTGCGTCGGTCCGGGCGGACTCGGCCAGCGACAGGGCGTCCATGGGTCTCCTCGCGGGCGGTCGCAGCGGGTCGAAGGTCCGCCCCCGGGTCCGTCGCCCGGGGCCGATGGTGATCGGTGGGCGGACCGGGCTTCCCCTCCCGCCCCGCCCACCGATGAGCGCATCGTATGCCTCGAACCACACCGATGTCATTCGCCGCTCCGGTGTGCCGTCGAGTGGCAAGTCCGCCCGAACGGCCGACCTCTTGGGGGTCGCGGACGGGTGCGCCACCCGCGAGAATTCCTACGCCTGCCCGGGCGTCGGTAGGCGTCATCGGCAGGGGGGTCATCGCATGCGTGGCCGGGGACGGGCACTGGCACGCGCGCTCGTCGCGCTCGTCGTCGTCGTGCCCGTCGTCGCGGCGCTGCTGCCCGCGAGCTCGGCCAGCGCCGGGGCGACGTACGCCCTTCGGGAGAGCTCCTCCCCCACGCGCGGGGCCGCCCGCGCCCTGCAGGGCGCCACGCTGACCGGTGGGGCGTACGTCTTCGTGGGCCCGACGACCCACGTCCGCAGCGTCGCGTTCTACGTCGACGACACGCACCGGACGAAGGCGCCGCGTCGGATCGACACCTCGGCGCCCTTCGACCTCGTGGGCGGCACCTCCACCGCCGCCCGGCCGCTGTGGACCAGTGCCCTTCGCGAAGGCACCCACCACCTCACCGCGCTGGTCACGACGACCCGGGGCCGGCATCTGGTGCTGCAGAGCGTCTTCCTCGTGCGCAACCGGCCCAAGCCGCCCACGGCGGTCACCGCGACGGCCGGAGCGGGCCGGGTCACCCTGACCTGGCGCTCGGCGGGCGGCACCACGGCCGGTTTCGAGATCTATCGCGGGCCCTCTAGCCCGGTGGCCCGCAGCCACCCGCTCGACACCCAGGTCTTGGGGTCGCGGGTGCGTTCCTATGTGGACACGACCGCGCTTCCCGGTCGGACCTACCGCTACGTCGTCGTCGCGGTGAGCGCCCACGGCCTGCGCTCGGCCTCCTCGGCGACGGTCACCGGCGGCGCCCTGTCCACGGCCGCGCCCCCGGTGCCGTCAGACGTGCGCGCAACGCCCGGCTCCGGGCTCATCACAGTGTCCTGGGGCAGCGGCGGCGGGTCCACCCAGGGCTTCGACGTCTACCGGTCCACCTCCTCCGACGTGGAGCTGAGCCGTGCGCTCAACGCCACGCGCCTGCCCGCCACGGCGCGTTCGTTCCTCGACATCGACGTCGCGCCGGGACGGACGTACTACTACGTCGTGGCCGCGGTCGGCGCCGACGGGGCACGCAGCGCGCCGTCCGGCGTGGCGTCGGCGAGCCTGCTGAGCGAGGCGGTCCAGCTCTCGACCGACACCCCCGTGCTCTACACCGCGCGGTACACGACCGCGACGAGCAGCGTCATCGTGACCGACACCGGGGACGCGCAGCTTCACGTCTCGGCCGTCAGCGTCACCGGTGGCAGCGCCTTCACGGTGTCGCCGGCCGGAGCCTTCGTGCTCGACCCCGGAGGCTCGCGGACGGTGACGGTGTCGTTCTTGCCGACGGCCAACGGGCCGCAGCGGGCCACGCTGCACGTCCTGAGCGACGACCCCGACACCCCCGACGCCACGCTCGGGCTCGGCGGCCTCGCCATCAACGACCCGGTCGGGGGCGAGCCGTCCCTGCAGTGGATCATGGACGCGTACGGCCTCTCGGCGGTCGACGGCGACCCCTCACCGTCGACGTACCCCCTCGACGCGTCGGCGATCCCGCCGAGCAACGGGGTCCTC
Encoded here:
- a CDS encoding DUF3263 domain-containing protein, whose amino-acid sequence is MDALSLAESARTDAAQGGALSERDREILAFERHWWKYAGAKEQAMRELFGMSATRYYQVLNRLIDSPEALAADPMLVKRLRRVRAARQRARSARRLGIEA